A DNA window from Anoplolepis gracilipes chromosome 13, ASM4749672v1, whole genome shotgun sequence contains the following coding sequences:
- the LOC140672339 gene encoding dynein regulatory complex protein 11 isoform X3, whose product MREHSLSQLHIESMTELGEETLKTRVPRRKLRAVPSKVEEIRESPEEKAAREAKLAAQRAMHRAILLIQSHERARMGRRTGAEVKRIYDYNRKVATGHIIPKKIDRAKYIKSAITIQRAWRRYAARKAMKKRIARLEEVLGMTTPSWQSRKTIAKDEENFQRQRTQIPVFEAHTKKAISDERTRLLRIRGPGLMEDITDEIHEWFVIWYDTVGQYDVFPAANLGGSVLIATGQTSTPQEYLMEKLEKKKQVKRKLVRKTEQMMIPVKKPVKPEISGWKMPQTEALSCLEEANNDFIRNWSLRDESDNPEQEEYLDLITEKLCHELQLEMREIVDELMRAELALLNKALLKDRGRDKKKFAKKIPDKADVKKATDRVRIEKKKKDILEDVPVEDLFNELLQAKIIRNYRIVSLRDWLGDLSYQNYEARNELRDYKERLGEIKQLVLEYCVLPLISKETHRIAPLIRSVCIYGLPGAGKTLLANAICSEVGALLFDVSAPVLIDKYVGKENQKRLIEMISKVARVYAPSIIFLDAGEKPWLKEVPPAERHLQPRRFAKDFVKLVKGIKPGDQILFLSLSEEPQKATAAFIKLHDKFIRVPTTDYNTLYMYYKNLLMKYHGVDRNIDVSCLAKMSIGIPLDFIRQAVEKVLSLQRRITLKFNPLKPIEIMNEILTYQYPTTEMIAALDKFEKRTSLARALEAKKKALD is encoded by the exons ATGAGGGAACACAGCCTCTCGCAGTTGCATATTGAAAGTATGACCGAATTGGGGGAGGAAACACTGAAGACGCGTGTGCCACGAAGAAAATTGCGCGCCGTTCCCTCAAAGGTGGAAGAAATCCGCGAGTCACCCGAAGAAAAAGCCGCTCGAGAAGCAAAGCTCGCTGCTCAAAGAGCCATGCACAGAGCGATATTACTGATACAGAGTCACGAAAGAGCCAGGATGGGACGCCGCACCGGAGCAGAAG TGAAACGTATATACGATTACAATAGGAAAGTAGCGACTGGACACATAATACCGAAAAAAATAGATCGCGCCAAATACATCAAATCAGCGATAACAATACAACGCGCCTGGCGACGCTACGCCGCGAGGAAAGCTATGAAAAAACGAATCGCGCGTCTTGAGGAAGTTCTAGGTATGACGACACCGAGCTGGCAGAGTCGCAAAACGATCGCAAAGGACGAGGAGAATTTTCAGCGACAACGTACTCAAATACCCGTATTCGAAGCGCACACCAAAAAGGCAATCAGCGATGAACGTACGAGG ctACTGAGAATTAGAGGCCCCGGACTGATGGAGGATATTACCGATGAGATTCACGAGTGGTTCGTCATCTGGTACGACACAGTCGGCCAATATGATGTATTTCCGGCGGCAAATCTCGGCGGCAGCGTGTTGATCGCAACCGGACAAACCTCTACGCCGCAGGAatatttaatggaaaaattggaaaagaaaaagcaaGTCAAAAGGAAGCTTGTTCGAAAGACCGAACAAATGATGATTCCTGTCAAAAAACCTGTCAAACCCGAAATTTCCGGTTGGAAGATGCCGCAAACAGAAGCTTTATCTTGTTTAGAGGAAGCGAACAAtgattttattcgaaattggAGTCTTCGCGACGAAAGTGATAATCCGGAACAGGAAGAGTACTTGGATTTGATTACTGAGAAACTTTGTCATGAGCTGCAGCTCGAAATGAGAGAGATCGTGGATGAGCTGATGAGAGCTGAGCTAGCATTGCTAAATAAGGCACTCCTGAAGGATCGCGGGcgtgataaaaagaaattcgcgaaaaaaattcCAGACAAAG caGACGTAAAGAAGGCCACTGACAGAGTcagaatagaaaagaaaaaaaaggatattttaGAAGACGTGCCCGTCGAGGATCTTTTCAATGAGCTATTGCAAGCTAAGATTATTAGAAACTATCGCATTGTTTCCTTGCGCGATTGGCTCGGCGATCTTTCCTATCAAAATTATGAAGCACGTAACGAACTCCGAGATTATAAAGAACGGCTCGGAGAGATAAAGCAGCTCGTTTTGGAATATTGCGTGCTGCCCTTAATCTCCAAGGAAACGCATCGAATAGCGCCGCTCATACGTTCCGTATGTATCTACGGATTACCAGGAGCCGGAAAGACTTTGCTCGCCAATGCTATTTGCTCAGAG gtCGGCGCGTTACTCTTCGATGTATCGGCACCtgttttaattgataaatacgTTGGCAAGGAGAATCAAAAGAGGCTCATAGAAATGATCTCTAAAGTGGCCCGTGTTTATGCGCCTTCCATCATTTTTCTCGATGCTGGCGAAAAACCCTGGCTAAAGGAAGTTCCGCCGGCGGAACGGCATCTTCAACCTAGGCGATTCGCAAAAGATTTTGTCAAATTAGTGAAAGGCATCAAGCCGGGAGATCAg ATACTATTTCTCTCGTTATCTGAAGAACCACAGAAAGCGACAGCCGCCTTCATTAAGCTGCACGACAAATTTATAAGAGTGCCCACTACTGATTACAATACGTTGTACATGTATTACAAGAATCTGTTAATGAAATATCACGGCGTCGATCGCAATATCGACGTCTCCTGCTTGGCCAAGATGTCCATCGGGATTCCTCTGGACTTCATCCGGCAAGCCGTAGAAAAGGTGCTATCGTTGCAACGAAGAATCACCCTCAAATTCAATCCGTTGAAACCGATCGAGATCATGAATGAGATATTGACGTACCAATATCCTACGACGGAGATGATAGCAGCGTTAGACAAGTTTGAAAAACGCACTTCACTTGCCAGAGCTTTGGAAGCTAAGAAGAAAGCccttgattga
- the LOC140672339 gene encoding dynein regulatory complex protein 11 isoform X2 has product MSHVYYTELWLITRSDLEKLLELERKLQQETPLKNKAALNFMLSMYLKYRNIVRRLIMCYDQMLHTQKRELIKQILDCAIGRMLEYKKEIVKLDYSDYQWPDNILNRMKFTPDDLELFASVSGRERLEERRKFIQELVESAYKVPPMREHSLSQLHIESMTELGEETLKTRVPRRKLRAVPSKVEEIRESPEEKAAREAKLAAQRAMHRAILLIQSHERARMGRRTGAEVKRIYDYNRKVATGHIIPKKIDRAKYIKSAITIQRAWRRYAARKAMKKRIARLEEVLGMTTPSWQSRKTIAKDEENFQRQRTQIPVFEAHTKKAISDERTRLLRIRGPGLMEDITDEIHEWFVIWYDTVGQYDVFPAANLGGSVLIATGQTSTPQEYLMEKLEKKKQVKRKLVRKTEQMMIPVKKPVKPEISGWKMPQTEALSCLEEANNDFIRNWSLRDESDNPEQEEYLDLITEKLCHELQLEMREIVDELMRAELALLNKALLKDRGRDKKKFAKKIPDKADVKKATDRVRIEKKKKDILEDVPVEDLFNELLQAKIIRNYRIVSLRDWLGDLSYQNYEARNELRDYKERLGEIKQLVLEYCVLPLISKETHRIAPLIRSVCIYGLPGAGKTLLANAICSEVGALLFDVSAPVLIDKYVGKENQKRLIEMISKVARVYAPSIIFLDAGEKPWLKEVPPAERHLQPRRFAKDFVKLVKGIKPGDQILFLSLSEEPQKATAAFIKLHDKFIRVPTTDYNTLYMYYKNLLMKYHGVDRNIDVSCLAKMSIGIPLDFIRQAVEKVLSLQRRITLKFNPLKPIEIMNEILTYQYPTTEMIAALDKFEKRTSLARALEAKKKALD; this is encoded by the exons atgTCTCACGTTTATTATACAGAATTATGGCTTATCACGAGAAGCGATTTAGAAAAGTTGTTGGAGCTCGAACGAAAGTTGCAACAAGAGACACCACTAAAGAACAAAGcggctttaaattttatgttatctaTGTATCTAAA ATATCGTAATATCGTAAGAAGACTCATCATGTGTTACGATCAAATGTTGCACACGCAAAAACGGGAGTTAATCAAGCAAATATTAGACTGTGCTATCGGGCGAATGctagaatataaaaaggaaatcGTCAAACTAGATTATAGCGACTATCA ATGGCCCGACAATATCCTAAATCGTATGAAATTCACACCGGACGATCTCGAGCTATTTGCATCAGTATCAGGTCGGGAACGTCTCGAGGAACGCAGAAAGTTTATTCAGGAGTTGGTAGAGAGTGCCTACAAGG TACCGCCAATGAGGGAACACAGCCTCTCGCAGTTGCATATTGAAAGTATGACCGAATTGGGGGAGGAAACACTGAAGACGCGTGTGCCACGAAGAAAATTGCGCGCCGTTCCCTCAAAGGTGGAAGAAATCCGCGAGTCACCCGAAGAAAAAGCCGCTCGAGAAGCAAAGCTCGCTGCTCAAAGAGCCATGCACAGAGCGATATTACTGATACAGAGTCACGAAAGAGCCAGGATGGGACGCCGCACCGGAGCAGAAG TGAAACGTATATACGATTACAATAGGAAAGTAGCGACTGGACACATAATACCGAAAAAAATAGATCGCGCCAAATACATCAAATCAGCGATAACAATACAACGCGCCTGGCGACGCTACGCCGCGAGGAAAGCTATGAAAAAACGAATCGCGCGTCTTGAGGAAGTTCTAGGTATGACGACACCGAGCTGGCAGAGTCGCAAAACGATCGCAAAGGACGAGGAGAATTTTCAGCGACAACGTACTCAAATACCCGTATTCGAAGCGCACACCAAAAAGGCAATCAGCGATGAACGTACGAGG ctACTGAGAATTAGAGGCCCCGGACTGATGGAGGATATTACCGATGAGATTCACGAGTGGTTCGTCATCTGGTACGACACAGTCGGCCAATATGATGTATTTCCGGCGGCAAATCTCGGCGGCAGCGTGTTGATCGCAACCGGACAAACCTCTACGCCGCAGGAatatttaatggaaaaattggaaaagaaaaagcaaGTCAAAAGGAAGCTTGTTCGAAAGACCGAACAAATGATGATTCCTGTCAAAAAACCTGTCAAACCCGAAATTTCCGGTTGGAAGATGCCGCAAACAGAAGCTTTATCTTGTTTAGAGGAAGCGAACAAtgattttattcgaaattggAGTCTTCGCGACGAAAGTGATAATCCGGAACAGGAAGAGTACTTGGATTTGATTACTGAGAAACTTTGTCATGAGCTGCAGCTCGAAATGAGAGAGATCGTGGATGAGCTGATGAGAGCTGAGCTAGCATTGCTAAATAAGGCACTCCTGAAGGATCGCGGGcgtgataaaaagaaattcgcgaaaaaaattcCAGACAAAG caGACGTAAAGAAGGCCACTGACAGAGTcagaatagaaaagaaaaaaaaggatattttaGAAGACGTGCCCGTCGAGGATCTTTTCAATGAGCTATTGCAAGCTAAGATTATTAGAAACTATCGCATTGTTTCCTTGCGCGATTGGCTCGGCGATCTTTCCTATCAAAATTATGAAGCACGTAACGAACTCCGAGATTATAAAGAACGGCTCGGAGAGATAAAGCAGCTCGTTTTGGAATATTGCGTGCTGCCCTTAATCTCCAAGGAAACGCATCGAATAGCGCCGCTCATACGTTCCGTATGTATCTACGGATTACCAGGAGCCGGAAAGACTTTGCTCGCCAATGCTATTTGCTCAGAG gtCGGCGCGTTACTCTTCGATGTATCGGCACCtgttttaattgataaatacgTTGGCAAGGAGAATCAAAAGAGGCTCATAGAAATGATCTCTAAAGTGGCCCGTGTTTATGCGCCTTCCATCATTTTTCTCGATGCTGGCGAAAAACCCTGGCTAAAGGAAGTTCCGCCGGCGGAACGGCATCTTCAACCTAGGCGATTCGCAAAAGATTTTGTCAAATTAGTGAAAGGCATCAAGCCGGGAGATCAg ATACTATTTCTCTCGTTATCTGAAGAACCACAGAAAGCGACAGCCGCCTTCATTAAGCTGCACGACAAATTTATAAGAGTGCCCACTACTGATTACAATACGTTGTACATGTATTACAAGAATCTGTTAATGAAATATCACGGCGTCGATCGCAATATCGACGTCTCCTGCTTGGCCAAGATGTCCATCGGGATTCCTCTGGACTTCATCCGGCAAGCCGTAGAAAAGGTGCTATCGTTGCAACGAAGAATCACCCTCAAATTCAATCCGTTGAAACCGATCGAGATCATGAATGAGATATTGACGTACCAATATCCTACGACGGAGATGATAGCAGCGTTAGACAAGTTTGAAAAACGCACTTCACTTGCCAGAGCTTTGGAAGCTAAGAAGAAAGCccttgattga
- the LOC140672338 gene encoding uncharacterized protein, whose amino-acid sequence MSPSTPKAKRSESRRSSILKPRKPRQPLQNINFDSHNEGSSTPSKVKRRVSFADKKHVKEFCHSVEQGTVWDSTYEEHDSSLKGSFVGDSNARTELKENPALCISKNECVHIFENNASCTNNSSLTDTQLFESTIRVERKDNENSNLNFTNPVKYMEFNEGSQFKQTVLLNKSAISQPLKDTTISAITCSNTKEKYVEPFDERFQLEQNVMPNAFSISHVPKNATSNNIIVYKDFDDEKNVYNIKSYSESRCNNVDSELDRTCEQDLSMEFTAPVPAFLLPSRAEEKINVQKDNCTVRLKLDTNYISNNVPIQSVPISVKPVNSALGIFQQISEIQNRGSTNLSAGHDTHDKTIFSTNLQSNIASESTIFKQTQDATQNINESMMLTNIIQPSTTSTDMFHVNNAAFNVSMEMTTAVSPKMYDKSISHFHDENIIKENNLRENQTDKTEFFNDVMMEMTKPIDVLPLISYDKENLRMDELISKDDRIIFDDESMEITKSLKNREEIIPSIIHKSISEKNTCKEKNMDNSIGFNEKTKLLYKSMEFTEAVPVSLHLERTLNTICTAQSTSFSQTMSKARSPIKKSTESTLQVDTAPNKTIQNVSMEITSTVLSTSHFIRDISTDNEFQHLTTNNLTKSRKSPIKENYTISKEIVKATDTYDELPNNFVISSLPGNLDHSLNTVFKNISSREETLDKNEPNPEKICKSFMESHISQVNNVCLSPRPNDIYISDTGHNEYFVKDTMDHTEFYRSNFRDDLNEINECSLLRKTLENSIEELQSIKPPSFILDSDKEENSLSDTLCEDKLQISTDETINNIHNSLNQLVTNNITEYECLIDSRRSVAKDNENFILLRENESINSKTTQMEDCCRRVADEIDNQENQVDCQAIRRTIIDNQINESNRYTMNVENPHPENMLSTQNNKHGEINTDHCKSSIIKQSEITEEYIQERINDDANPRNNASGKEQDSDVQREAIEQCTDHLERTEVIENSLNSEKYCKKNLNEERIIGMEQNEECKEEKFTAERCVSVIEDKSLTEQDLFLSLSQELEIYGEWDDRIWNVYHKNIDRKMIVFGFMSNSLLIAIFLSYDLNCSGQNQIEKIKIISRVSDDSGILIRIVHKLILEELNVELLMCRYKTHEDILPMLECVSQHVKSTMNFMFELKQLDELNLMEITYNEISFISRSKEMNILLKVTLKVKCFNKLSSKDVNVHCLLGTIRETDVKSLIKNIKKDHKFLKKYMNDVKDYIDIMEGTLITKRL is encoded by the exons ATGTCTCCCAGTACTCCTAAAGCCAAGAGAAGTGAATCTAGACGTTCATCG ATTCTTAAACCTCGTAAACCACGACAACcgttgcaaaatataaattttgattcacACAACGAAGGAAGTTCAACTCCATCAAAAGTTAAAAGACGCGTTAGTTTTGCAGATAAGAAGCATGTCAA AGAGTTTTGTCATTCGGTCGAGCAAGGAACTGTATGGGACAGTACGTATGAAGAGCATGATTCTAGTCTTAAAGGTTCTTTTGTAGGAGACTCTAATGCTAGAactgaattaaaagaaaatccagctttatgtatttctaaaaatgaatgtgttcatatttttgaaaataatgcaAGTTGCACAAACAACTCCAGCTTAACAGATACTCAGCTATTTGAATCTACTATAAGGGtcgaaagaaaagataatGAGAATagtaatttgaattttaccAATCCAGTCAAATACATGGAATTTAATGAAGGATCTCAATTTAAACAAACTGTATTACTAAATAAATCTGCTATATCTCAACCACTTAAGGATACAACAATAAGTGCTATTACGTGTAGCAACAcaaaagagaaatatgtaGAACCATTTGATGAAAGATTTCAACTTGAACAAAATGTAATGCCGAATGCTTTTTCTATATCTCATGTACCTAAAAATGCAACATCcaacaatattattgtatataaagattttgatGATGAGAagaatgtgtataatataaaatcatattctgAATCGCGTTGCAACAATGTCGATTCTGAATTGGATAGGACATGTGAGCAGGATTTGTCTATGGAGTTTACTGCACCAGTGCCTGCATTTTTACTACCTTCACGTGcggaagagaaaataaatgtacagaAAGATAATTGTACCGTACGCCTAAAATtagatacaaattatattagcaACAATGTACCCATTCAATCCGTACCAATATCCGTGAAGCCTGTTAATTCTGCTTTAggaatttttcaacaaatttcaGAAATACAAAACCGCGGAAGTACGAATTTGAGCGCTGGACATGACACACATGATAAAACGATATTTTCCACAAATTTACAATCTAATATTGCTTCTGAAAGTACTATTTTTAAACAGACACAGGATGCAACACAAAATATTAACGAATCAATGatgttaacaaatataatacagcCATCCACTACAAGTACTGACATGTTTCATGTAAACAATGCAGCTTTTAATGTTTCAATGGAAATGACTACCGCTGTATCACCGAAAATGTATGATAAAAGTATTTCACATTTtcatgatgaaaatataattaaagaaaataatttgagaGAAAATCAAACTGATAaaactgaattttttaatgatgtaATGATGGAAATGACAAAGCCTATAGATGTGTTACCTTTGATTTCTTACGATAAAGAGAATTTGAGAATGGATGAATTAATATCCAAAGATGATAGAATAATCTTTGATGATGAATCCATGGAAATAACCAAGTCATTAAAGAACCGAGAAGAAATTATTCCTTCAATCATTCATAAAtcaatatctgaaaaaaatacatgtaaagaaaagaatatggACAATTCAATTggctttaatgaaaaaactaaattattatacaagtcTATGGAGTTTACTGAAGCTGTCCCAGTCTCTTTGCATCTTGAAAGAACACTTAATACTATTTGCACTGCGCAATCTACATCATTCTCTCAAACAATGTCAAAAGCACGTTCacctattaaaaaatcaacagAATCGACACTTCAAGTTGACACAGCTCCAAACAAAACAATTCAAAATGTATCAATGGAAATTACTAGTACAGTTTTATCGACTTCACATTTTATACGAGACATCTCTACAGATAATGAATTTCAGCATCTaacaacaaataatttaacaaaatcaaGGAAAAGtccaataaaagaaaattacacaatttcaaaagaaattgtGAAAGCGACAGACACATACGATGAAttgcctaataattttgttatttcatCTCTGCCAGGTAATTTGGATCACTCTTTAAatacagtttttaaaaatattagcagTAGAGAAGAAAcattagataaaaatgaacCAAATCCGGAAAAGATTTGCAAGTCTTTTATGGAATCTCACATATCTCAAGTAAATAATGTATGTTTATCTCCAAGGCCTAATGATATTTACATTAGTGATACTGGACATAATGAGTATTTTGTAAAGGACACAATGGATCACACTGAGTTCTATAGATCAAATTTCAGAGATGATCTAAATGAGATTAACGAATGTAGTTTGTTAAGAAAAACTCTGGAAAATAGTATTGAAGAGCTACAATCGATTAAACCACCATCATTCATATTAGATAGTGACAAAGAGGAGAATTCTTTATCTGATACCTTATGCGAAGACAAACTTCAGATATCGACTGATGAGAcaatcaataatatacataatagtttaaatcagttagtaacaaataatataacagaatACGAATGTCTAATAGACTCGAGAAGAAGTGTAGcaaaagataatgaaaattttatacttttaagagaaaatgaaTCAATAAATAGCAAAACCACTCAAATGGAAGATTGTTGTAGAAGAGTAGCAGATGAAATTGATAATCAGGAAAATCAAGTTGATTGTCAAGCAATCAGAAGAACAATTATTGACAATCAAATTAATGAATCCAATCGTTATACAATGAATGTAGAGAATCCTCATCCAGAAAATATGTTATCAACACAGAATAATAAACATGGAGAAATAAATACTGATCATTGTAAATCGTCAATTATCAAACAGAGTGAAATAACAGAAGAATATATTCAAGAAAGGATAAATGATGATGCAAACCCACGAAATAATGCCAGCGGGAAAGAACAAGATTCGGATGTGCAAAGAGAGGCGATAGAACAGTGCACTGATCATCTTGAAAGGACAGAAGTAAttgaaaattcattaaattctgAGAAGTATtgcaaaaagaatttaaatgaaGAAAGAATAATAGGAATGGAACAAAACGAAGAATGTAAGGAAGAAAAATTCACAGCAGAACGATGCGTTAGCGTGATTGAAGATAAGTCTTTGACCGAGCAAGATCTCTTTTTATCGTTATCACAggaattagaaatatatggagaatg gGATGATCGCATTTGGAACgtgtatcataaaaatatcgacaGGAAAATGATTGTTTTTGGTTTCATGTCGAATTCATTATTGATTGCAATATTCCTATCATATGATCTTAATTGCTCTGGACAAAATCAGATTGAAAAAATCAAGATTATTTCCCGCGTTTCAG atgatTCAGGTATATTAATAAGGATAGTTCACAAATTAATTCTGGAGGAACTAAATGTGGAACTACTTATGTGTAGATATAAAACTCATGAGGACATTTTGCCAATGCTAGAATGTGTTTCACAACACGTGAAATCAACAATGAATTTTATGTTTGAGTTGAAGCAGTTGgatgaattaaatttgatggaaattacttataatga aatctcATTCATATCTCGAAGCAAAGAAATgaacattttgttaaaagtcaCGCTTAAAGttaaatgtttcaataaaCTCTCTTCAAAGGATGTAAACGTTCATTGTTTGCTAGGTACAATACg AGAAACAGATGTTAAAAGtctaattaagaatataaaaaaggatcACAAGttcttaaagaaatatatgaacGATGTCAAAGATTACATCGACATAATGGAAGGGACTTTAATTACTAAGAGACTTTAA
- the LOC140672339 gene encoding dynein regulatory complex protein 11 isoform X1 yields MTPSLSTLKRAELWLITRSDLEKLLELERKLQQETPLKNKAALNFMLSMYLKYRNIVRRLIMCYDQMLHTQKRELIKQILDCAIGRMLEYKKEIVKLDYSDYQWPDNILNRMKFTPDDLELFASVSGRERLEERRKFIQELVESAYKVPPMREHSLSQLHIESMTELGEETLKTRVPRRKLRAVPSKVEEIRESPEEKAAREAKLAAQRAMHRAILLIQSHERARMGRRTGAEVKRIYDYNRKVATGHIIPKKIDRAKYIKSAITIQRAWRRYAARKAMKKRIARLEEVLGMTTPSWQSRKTIAKDEENFQRQRTQIPVFEAHTKKAISDERTRLLRIRGPGLMEDITDEIHEWFVIWYDTVGQYDVFPAANLGGSVLIATGQTSTPQEYLMEKLEKKKQVKRKLVRKTEQMMIPVKKPVKPEISGWKMPQTEALSCLEEANNDFIRNWSLRDESDNPEQEEYLDLITEKLCHELQLEMREIVDELMRAELALLNKALLKDRGRDKKKFAKKIPDKADVKKATDRVRIEKKKKDILEDVPVEDLFNELLQAKIIRNYRIVSLRDWLGDLSYQNYEARNELRDYKERLGEIKQLVLEYCVLPLISKETHRIAPLIRSVCIYGLPGAGKTLLANAICSEVGALLFDVSAPVLIDKYVGKENQKRLIEMISKVARVYAPSIIFLDAGEKPWLKEVPPAERHLQPRRFAKDFVKLVKGIKPGDQILFLSLSEEPQKATAAFIKLHDKFIRVPTTDYNTLYMYYKNLLMKYHGVDRNIDVSCLAKMSIGIPLDFIRQAVEKVLSLQRRITLKFNPLKPIEIMNEILTYQYPTTEMIAALDKFEKRTSLARALEAKKKALD; encoded by the exons ATGACGCCGTCATTATCAACGTTAAAACGAGCAG AATTATGGCTTATCACGAGAAGCGATTTAGAAAAGTTGTTGGAGCTCGAACGAAAGTTGCAACAAGAGACACCACTAAAGAACAAAGcggctttaaattttatgttatctaTGTATCTAAA ATATCGTAATATCGTAAGAAGACTCATCATGTGTTACGATCAAATGTTGCACACGCAAAAACGGGAGTTAATCAAGCAAATATTAGACTGTGCTATCGGGCGAATGctagaatataaaaaggaaatcGTCAAACTAGATTATAGCGACTATCA ATGGCCCGACAATATCCTAAATCGTATGAAATTCACACCGGACGATCTCGAGCTATTTGCATCAGTATCAGGTCGGGAACGTCTCGAGGAACGCAGAAAGTTTATTCAGGAGTTGGTAGAGAGTGCCTACAAGG TACCGCCAATGAGGGAACACAGCCTCTCGCAGTTGCATATTGAAAGTATGACCGAATTGGGGGAGGAAACACTGAAGACGCGTGTGCCACGAAGAAAATTGCGCGCCGTTCCCTCAAAGGTGGAAGAAATCCGCGAGTCACCCGAAGAAAAAGCCGCTCGAGAAGCAAAGCTCGCTGCTCAAAGAGCCATGCACAGAGCGATATTACTGATACAGAGTCACGAAAGAGCCAGGATGGGACGCCGCACCGGAGCAGAAG TGAAACGTATATACGATTACAATAGGAAAGTAGCGACTGGACACATAATACCGAAAAAAATAGATCGCGCCAAATACATCAAATCAGCGATAACAATACAACGCGCCTGGCGACGCTACGCCGCGAGGAAAGCTATGAAAAAACGAATCGCGCGTCTTGAGGAAGTTCTAGGTATGACGACACCGAGCTGGCAGAGTCGCAAAACGATCGCAAAGGACGAGGAGAATTTTCAGCGACAACGTACTCAAATACCCGTATTCGAAGCGCACACCAAAAAGGCAATCAGCGATGAACGTACGAGG ctACTGAGAATTAGAGGCCCCGGACTGATGGAGGATATTACCGATGAGATTCACGAGTGGTTCGTCATCTGGTACGACACAGTCGGCCAATATGATGTATTTCCGGCGGCAAATCTCGGCGGCAGCGTGTTGATCGCAACCGGACAAACCTCTACGCCGCAGGAatatttaatggaaaaattggaaaagaaaaagcaaGTCAAAAGGAAGCTTGTTCGAAAGACCGAACAAATGATGATTCCTGTCAAAAAACCTGTCAAACCCGAAATTTCCGGTTGGAAGATGCCGCAAACAGAAGCTTTATCTTGTTTAGAGGAAGCGAACAAtgattttattcgaaattggAGTCTTCGCGACGAAAGTGATAATCCGGAACAGGAAGAGTACTTGGATTTGATTACTGAGAAACTTTGTCATGAGCTGCAGCTCGAAATGAGAGAGATCGTGGATGAGCTGATGAGAGCTGAGCTAGCATTGCTAAATAAGGCACTCCTGAAGGATCGCGGGcgtgataaaaagaaattcgcgaaaaaaattcCAGACAAAG caGACGTAAAGAAGGCCACTGACAGAGTcagaatagaaaagaaaaaaaaggatattttaGAAGACGTGCCCGTCGAGGATCTTTTCAATGAGCTATTGCAAGCTAAGATTATTAGAAACTATCGCATTGTTTCCTTGCGCGATTGGCTCGGCGATCTTTCCTATCAAAATTATGAAGCACGTAACGAACTCCGAGATTATAAAGAACGGCTCGGAGAGATAAAGCAGCTCGTTTTGGAATATTGCGTGCTGCCCTTAATCTCCAAGGAAACGCATCGAATAGCGCCGCTCATACGTTCCGTATGTATCTACGGATTACCAGGAGCCGGAAAGACTTTGCTCGCCAATGCTATTTGCTCAGAG gtCGGCGCGTTACTCTTCGATGTATCGGCACCtgttttaattgataaatacgTTGGCAAGGAGAATCAAAAGAGGCTCATAGAAATGATCTCTAAAGTGGCCCGTGTTTATGCGCCTTCCATCATTTTTCTCGATGCTGGCGAAAAACCCTGGCTAAAGGAAGTTCCGCCGGCGGAACGGCATCTTCAACCTAGGCGATTCGCAAAAGATTTTGTCAAATTAGTGAAAGGCATCAAGCCGGGAGATCAg ATACTATTTCTCTCGTTATCTGAAGAACCACAGAAAGCGACAGCCGCCTTCATTAAGCTGCACGACAAATTTATAAGAGTGCCCACTACTGATTACAATACGTTGTACATGTATTACAAGAATCTGTTAATGAAATATCACGGCGTCGATCGCAATATCGACGTCTCCTGCTTGGCCAAGATGTCCATCGGGATTCCTCTGGACTTCATCCGGCAAGCCGTAGAAAAGGTGCTATCGTTGCAACGAAGAATCACCCTCAAATTCAATCCGTTGAAACCGATCGAGATCATGAATGAGATATTGACGTACCAATATCCTACGACGGAGATGATAGCAGCGTTAGACAAGTTTGAAAAACGCACTTCACTTGCCAGAGCTTTGGAAGCTAAGAAGAAAGCccttgattga